The DNA window AGAGAAAAGTAATCTACTATTTGGCAAACCCCTGATCAAATCGGTGGTGCTCAGCAATTACTCCTTCGTCGATCAATAGACGCCCCGGCCCGCCGGGACGATCGACCCCGCAGAGACGCCCCCCAATTGCCCCCGCAGCGGAATGGATTCCATGGCGGAAGACCCGGATAAAATCGGCCAGGACGAAATCGAAGCCCTGTTGCGCTCTTCGCAAGACGGCCCCGAAGCCAGTGCAAAACCGGCCAGCGGCGCAACCACTGCAGCCGCTTCTCCGCCCAGCGGCGCCAAACCGGCGACCGACTCGTCGGATGTGACCGAGCAGGATCTTGAATTCCTGTTCAACCAGGCGCAAGCCGCCATCGCTTCCGTTGACAAGCCGGTCGAAACCCAGGGCGTGAACGTTTCTCCCTTTGAGTTCCGCGATTTCGGTGGCGCTCCGGCCTCGCACGATCGCGCCACGCTCGACCTGCTGCGCGATGTGGAGCTGGGCCTGCGGATCGAACTGGGCCGCACCCAGATGTATATCGAAGACGTGCTCAAACTGCGCAAAGGTTCGGTCGTAGCGCTCGATAAACTGGCCGGCGATCCGGTCGATATCTTCGCCAACGGACGACTGATCGCCCGTGGCGAAGTCCTCGTACTGAACGATAACTTCTGCGTGCGCGTCGCGGAGCTAGTAACTGGCGACGACGACGAGTAAGGGCCGGGAGCCAAGGTCGAACAGAACCAAAACAGACAAAACCGAAGAAATCGAAGTCTAGGCGAGCGGGAGCTGCTCGCGATCTTTCCTGGAAGGAAACGCACGGATGCGCGGGCCGAGTATCACTCTCAGCTTTACGATGCTCGCGGTCGCTGCTGCCCTGGCCAGTGGACAGACGACGACGCCCGGTGCGTACGCCGCGCCCGCCCATGGCGGAGCGTACAGCGGCGGATCCTACTCCCCCCAGCCCGTCCGCCCCGACCTTCCCAGCACGCCTGCGGGCCAGCCAACGCCCGGCCCGTCAGCTCCCTACGGCGGTGCGGCCGAACCGACCGGCTATCACACCCCGGCGGCAGGCCAGGGAGCCGAAGGTTTCCGCTCCCAGGAAACGACGTCGCCCCCCCACGGGCGAGCGATGCAGGGCAGTTCTTTGCCCGGCTTTGAGTTCTCCCAGCAGCAGGCCCCGCCGATCCGCGATACAGGCGTGCAGCCGGCCGCCCATTACGAACCCGTCGCCGAGCCTGGGCATGACGAAACGTCCCACGACGAAGCGTCCCCTGGCGAAGCGTCCCCTGGCGAAGCGTCCCCTGGCGAAGCGTCCCCTGGCCAGACGTCCTCCCGTCAAACGTACCACGACGCATCGCCCGCTGTTCCGGTCTCTACCGGCGAAGCAGCGTCGCAAGGCGAAAGGGAACCGCCGCGGCTGCAGTCGGATGGCGGCGGCAAGGTTTCTCGTCCCTCGATTCCGCTGGCTCGCAAAGGGGAACGACCCGACGGCGATTCGGTCAAGTCGCCTTCGACGCCTGGCGGCGCCGCGTTGACGGTGTTTGGCAGTTTGGCGCTGGTGATTGGTCTGTTTCTGGGTCTGGCCTGGTTCAGTCGCCGGGCCGGAGGCAAGTCGAATCTGCAGTTGCCTCGCGAGGTGGTCGAGGTGCTCGGCCGCGCCCCGCTGACCACGCGACAGAACCTGCAGGTGGTTCGTTTCGGCAACAAACTGCTGCTGCTCTCCGTCACGCCGGGCGGCTCCGAAACGTTGACCGAGATCACCGACCCGGAAGAGATCGACCGTATTGCGGGGCTTTGCCAGCAGCAACAGCCCGACAGTATTTCGGAATCCTTCCGCAATGTGCTGTCACAGTTTGGCAGTGAACCGGCCCCGGGCGGATGGTGGTCGTCGCTGACCGGCCGCCGCAAACCGGCCGGCCGGCTGGACCAGTTAGAAGCCTAGGCAAAGGACCGCAAGTGACCTGCAGGATTCCCACATCGCTCGCCTTGTCGCTGCCGCGCATCTGCTTGCGCCGGCTGCTGGCGGCGCTGCTGCTGCTGGCGATGCTGGGAGGAGGCTGGCTGCCGTCGTCGGTC is part of the Lignipirellula cremea genome and encodes:
- a CDS encoding flagellar biosynthetic protein FliO → MRGPSITLSFTMLAVAAALASGQTTTPGAYAAPAHGGAYSGGSYSPQPVRPDLPSTPAGQPTPGPSAPYGGAAEPTGYHTPAAGQGAEGFRSQETTSPPHGRAMQGSSLPGFEFSQQQAPPIRDTGVQPAAHYEPVAEPGHDETSHDEASPGEASPGEASPGEASPGQTSSRQTYHDASPAVPVSTGEAASQGEREPPRLQSDGGGKVSRPSIPLARKGERPDGDSVKSPSTPGGAALTVFGSLALVIGLFLGLAWFSRRAGGKSNLQLPREVVEVLGRAPLTTRQNLQVVRFGNKLLLLSVTPGGSETLTEITDPEEIDRIAGLCQQQQPDSISESFRNVLSQFGSEPAPGGWWSSLTGRRKPAGRLDQLEA
- the fliN gene encoding flagellar motor switch protein FliN is translated as MAEDPDKIGQDEIEALLRSSQDGPEASAKPASGATTAAASPPSGAKPATDSSDVTEQDLEFLFNQAQAAIASVDKPVETQGVNVSPFEFRDFGGAPASHDRATLDLLRDVELGLRIELGRTQMYIEDVLKLRKGSVVALDKLAGDPVDIFANGRLIARGEVLVLNDNFCVRVAELVTGDDDE